A part of Oncorhynchus keta strain PuntledgeMale-10-30-2019 unplaced genomic scaffold, Oket_V2 Un_contig_1556_pilon_pilon, whole genome shotgun sequence genomic DNA contains:
- the setd2 gene encoding histone-lysine N-methyltransferase SETD2 isoform X9, with protein sequence MDALVDSEIREEGGDTSVKVEGLTKAALLKGLSPRVMLSSHLLPKGTKRKVNLDDQGRQKVSFSFSLTKKPLQNLFLAPPSQEKSLAELPSVLSPTTSLPQDRAGQHTESQNEQMQPPLLVPTPVAEILAPQTAVSSVPKPKVDLGKMHFKKQILSASVIEESPITSAVLQDPPLSEQQVLTESSGNIETVTPTQTPQSQNDLQNMDNDGPSENALTRVSDVKLDLSLKEPTDSSHKGKVDVNTSSITEQQDTSVNIQIRSRSDSTLPGSESDADSVQTSSSYKSGEPKATAKLESRSNDTKNMSSSRSKLEDTEKSSNHSRSEKDERTSSYSKSDRELRSTSDRELRSTSDRELRSTSDRESKHTPSRSSRSDKGRRKTKSRSRSRSRGPRTSSRSETRSRSERSRSERGSGSRSDRSYYDSERRSGGHRSSPYRERRGSSRSRTDSSRVRGDSSDSEDDHRRTRTRTSDSSRSSTHSSLQRDSKSYLSHSKSERDSKSERDSEMDKITQSSKSERASKRTVDSSSLQKCSTDVEPNHRKSNTHYKPDIGVRSTRSSPHALSQTSDKLLQRSSYSESEVARKGKSQSQGSDRSSGSEGAWTSSTSKSDSKQMSATMSSVKTNRQSKDTFHSPNKIQTPSDAHPQSKNGIAGADSHLADTCQREDVGNMNDITSQDKGLQKPTLSLPSNCDPTDRLQEPALDLVNEKIHHCIEVQNDSAATLANNSSGDQLCEKFALGDIDNVNKSLCSEQTKDAQRVDPQIESTEKWVDVTNSSFSCSNDRVIPSQDKTVFQDSVGSKSLPSTVDVSIRDHPKQNTKPENTVCLSRNVNINMQSCKNVPLKSEPSSPEPQFSNQTEQQNSSLRKNRGKTKQSRWDIVGQDASDSDNPQKLPSQESKPAVKKVISVKRIEFSQDVSQEDPSLKGQLKWEAELHSKTIKQDIIITQEHSSAPITFGNDQSESANPTAQPGTCETSSDHLDIKPHVSQMDGDPSLLNNTSHVDRARREQCRNDDGNEEKPKDGPHKSKPLTTLVSSQDAVGQSEDSDTDDSESDSDCGVAVKRMHSVVVVPKNSTLTHSDTTDKPASPCTPSTSPGRQQHANRASGQEGDLDRNEIPSRVSPQQRHRGFPAMCESTRQANNPCVDGSLSAHDIMVYQSQSNMVDSTSQLEGSNATDAQPSKDPYSSARERPKIGDATVSQIAAHSLENSFRQSDTGHPQHYGSGRGGRILSRYQHGDFASSDDFNSSLGSLGWDFTQSEQPSSTYQQPDSSYGASQQHPNTQQPGNSSLGQVYRTNNGAYWTQLPTTTQPTCRPVYLHVPATHYQEPVGQVHPDSLTNDCDEYSEGKPAGLSRLDVECNGPKLPGSLAFVQAHEISSNCRGSVNATPENISIVEPPRDKDNSRPHRGRGPPKKRRPEMESDSDSEAEPVLARKRERLAERELPKVSKESREIPGQAEVQRPLLSLRDFRDASNWREMARSKKMPPYFDLIEENLYLTERKKNKSHRDIKRMQCECSMLSREERSRGMMACGEDCLNRLLMIECSSRCLNEGYCSNRRFQMKLHADFEVILTEDKGWGLRAARDLIPNTFVLEYCSFPPTI encoded by the exons ATGGATGCTCTGGTGGACTCAGAGATCAG GGAAGAGGGAGGCGATACCTCG GTCAAGGTTGAGGGCCTCACCAAGGCAGCTTTACTCAAAGGCCTCTCTCCTCGAGTGATGTTGTCCAGCCATCTCCTGCCTAAAGGAACCAAGAGGAAGGTGAACCTGGACGATCAGGGTCGCCAGAAAGTGTCTTTCAGCTTCTCTCTGACAAAGAAACCGCTGCAGAACTTATTCCTTGCCCCTCCCAGTCAGGAAAAATCTCTTGCTGAACTCCCCTCTGTCCTGTCACCTACAACCTCACTCCCTCaggacagagcagggcagcatACGGAAAGCCAAAATGAGCAAATGCAGCCACCATTGTTGGTGCCCACACCAGTAGCAGAGATCCTTGCACCTCAGACGGCAGTCTCCTCCGTCCCCAAACCTAAAGTGGACTTGGGAAAGATGCACTTCAAGAAACAGATCCTCAGTGCATCTGTTATTGAAGAGAGTCCCATAACCAGTGCTGTCTTACAGGATCCACCCCTTTCTGAGCAACAAGTTTTAACGGAATCTTCAGGTAACATTGAAACTGTCACCCCAACACAAACGCCCCAGTCTCAGAACGATCTTCAGAACATGGACAATGACGGCCCCTCTGAGAATGCTCTAACTCGTGTATCTGATGTGAAGCTGGACCTCAGTCTCAAGGAACCCACTGACTCCTCCCACAAAGGGAAAGTGGATGTAAACACTTCCAGTATAACAGAGCAGCAAGACACCTCAGTAAACATACAAATCCGTTCCCGGTCGGACAGCACACTACCTGGCTCAGAATCTGATGCTGATTCAGTGCAGACGTCTTCTAGCTACAAGTCAGGTGAACCCAAGGCCACAGCAAAGTTGGAGAGTAGAAGTAACGATACAAAAAATATGTCCTCTTCTCGCTCCAAATTAGAGGACACAGAAAAAAGTTCTAACCATTCACGTTCTGAGAAGGACGAAAGAACCTCGAGTTACTCAAAATCTGACCGAGAATTAAGGTCAACCTCTGACCGAGAATTAAGGTCAACCTCTGACCGAGAATTAAGGTCAACCTCTGACCGAGAATCAAAGCACACACCCTCGCGGTCATCCCGCTCTGACAAAGGCCGCAGAAAGACTAAGAGTCGGTCGAGGTCCAGATCAAGAGGTCCCCGGACGAGTTCCAGATCTGAGACACGCTCCAGATCTGAGAGATCTAGAAGCGAGAGAGGGTCAGGATCACGGTCTGATCGGTCATATTACGACTCTGAGCGGAGGTCAGGGGGTCACAGAAGTTCTccgtacagagagaggagaggcagctcTCGCTCTCGGACCGATAGCAGCAGAGTCCGCGGCGACAGCTCTGACTCTGAAGATGACCACAGAAGAACTCGGACTAGAACAAGTGATTCCAGCAGGTCATCCACCCATTCTAGCTTGCAGAGAGATTCAAAGTCATACTTATCTCACTCGAAATCTGAGCGAGACTCGAAATCTGAACGAGATTCAGAGATGGATAAAATAACACAATCTTCTAAGTCTGAGAGGGCCTCAAAGAGAACTGTTGACTCCAGTTCCCTCCAAAAGTGCTCTACTGATGTAGAACCTAATCACAGGAAATCCAACACCCACTACAAGCCGGACATCGGTGTTCGATCCACTCGTTCCAGTCCACATGCCCTCTCTCAAACATCAGACAAACTTCTTCAGAGAAGTAGCTATAGTGAATCTGAGGTAGCTCGCAAAGGGAAGTCTCAGTCACAGGGCTCTGACCGCTCTTCTGGTTCTGAGGGGGCATGGACTTCTTCCACCAGTAAATCAGACTCTAAGCAAATGTCTGCCACCATGTCATCAGTGAAAACTAATAGACAATCAAAGGACACATTTCACAGTCCCAATAAGATACAAACCCCTTCTGATGCTCACCCTCAGAGCAAAAATGGCATAGCAGGAGCAGATTCCCATCTAGCAGATACTTGCCAAAGGGAGGATGTTGGCAACATGAATGACATCACATCCCAAGATAAAGGCTTACAAAAACCAACTCTGTCTTTACCGTCAAATTGTGATCCAACTGACAGATTGCAAGAACCAGCGTTGGATCTAGTTAATGAGAAGATCCATCATTGCATTGAGGTTCAGAATGACTCGGCAGCAACTTTAGCGAACAACTCTAGTGGAGACCAATTATGTGAAAAATTTGCCTTAGGGGACATTGACAATGTTAATAAAAGCCTTTGCTCTGAACAAACGAAAGATGCACAGCGTGTAGACCCCCAAATAGAATCCACTGAGAAGTGGGTTGATGTAACCAACTCTAGCTTTTCCTGCAGTAATGACAGAGTAATACCCAGCCAGGATAAGACTGTTTTTCAAGATTCAGTTGGGTCAAAGTCATTACCATCTACAGTAGATGTATCTATCAGAGACCACCCTAAGCAGAACACTAAACCAGAAAATACTGTGTGTTTGAGTAGAAATGTGAATATCAACATGCAGTCTTGCAAAAACGTCCCTCTCAAATCTGAACCCTCTAGTCCTGAACCTCAGTTTTCCAACCAGACTGAACAACAGAACTCTAGTTTAAGGAAAAACAGAGGTAAAACAAAACAATCACGTTGGGATATTGTTGGACAAGACGCCTCAGACAGTGATAATCCTCAGAAATTACCTTCCCAAGAAAGTAAACCTGCTGTGAAAAAGGTCATCTCCGTCAAGAGAATTGAGTTTTCTCAAGACGTCAGCCAGGAAGATCCGTCTCTGAAGGGTCAACTGAAATGGGAAGCTGAGTTGCATTCCAAGACGATTAAGCAAGATATTATTATCACACAAGAACACAGCTCGGCACCAATAACTTTTGGGAACGACCAATCAGAGTCCGCAAACCCAACTGCACAACCAGGCACCTGTGAAACCAGCAGTGACCATTTAGACATCAAACCCCACGTCAGCCAAATGGATGGAGATCCCTCACTTTTAAATAATACCTCACATGTAGACCGAGCTAGAAGGGAACAGTGTAGGAATGACGATGGTAATGAAGAGAAACCTAAAGATGGCCCTCACAAGAGCAAACCTCTGACGACACTTGTGTCGAGCCAGGACGCTGTAGGCCAAAGCGAGGACAGTGACACTGACGATTCAGAGTCTGACTCAGACTGCGGTGTTGCCGTGAAACGGATGCACTCTGTGGTGGTTGTACCAAAGAATTCCACCCTGACTCACTCGGACACAACAGACAAGCCTGCGTCTCCCTGCACTCCAAGCACTAGCCCAGGACGTCAACAACACGCTAACAGGGCCAGTGGCCAAGAGGGTGATCTGGACAGGAATGAGATCCCAAGCAGAGTAAGCCCTCAGCAGAGACATAGAGGCTTTCCCGCCATGTGTGAGAGCACTAGGCAGGCCAATAATCCTTGTGTTGATGGAAGTCTCTCTGCACATGACATCATGGTATATCAATCGCAGAGCAACATGGTCGATAGCACCAGCCAGCTCGAGGGCTCCAACGCCACTGATGCCCAGCCTTCTAAGGATCCTTATAGCAGTGCCCGTGAGAGACCAAAGATTGGTGATGCAACGGTGAGCCAGATTGCTGCCCACAGCCTTGAGAACTCCTTCAGGCAGTCTGACACAGGGCATCCACAGCATTATGGAAGTGGCAGGGGTGGCAGGATCCTTTCCCGTTACCAACATGGAGACTTTGCTAGCTCTGATGACTTCAACAGCAGTCTGGGCAGTCTGGGCTGGGACTTCACACAGTCGGAGCAGCCCAGCAGTACGTACCAGCAGCCTGACAGCAGCTATGGGGCATCCCAACAGCATCCTAACACACAACAGCCAGGGAACTCTTCTTTGGGGCAGGTGTACAGGACAAACAATGGGGCCTACTGGACCCAACTACCAACTACGACTCAACCCACCTGCAGACCGGTCTACCTCCATGTGCCTGCAACACATTATCAGGAGCCTGTTGGTCAAGTCCATCCTGACTCCTTGACTAATGACTGTGATGAGTACAGTGAAGGGAAACCAGCAGGCCTCAGTAGACTAGATGTTGAATGCAATGGTCCCAAGCTTCCAGGCTCGCTAGCCTTCGTACAAGCCCATGAAATAAGTAGCAACTGTAGAGGCTCTGTCAACGCCACTCCAGAGAATATTTCCATAGTTGAACCCCCCAGAGACAAGGACAACTCAAGGCCCCACAGAGGCAGGGGTCCTCCCAAGAAAAGGCGTCCAGAAATGGAATCAGATTCGGACAGCGAGGCAGAACCTGTGCTGGCTAGAAAAAGGGAGCGACTGGCAGAGAGGGAGCTCCCCAAAGTCTCCAAAGAATCCAGGGAGATTCCAGGTCAGGCTGAGGTGCAACGCCCTTTGCTCAGTCTGAGGGACTTCCGGGACGCCAGCAACTGGAGGGAGATGGCAAGGTCTAAGAAGATGCCACCATACTTTGACCTGATTGAGGAAAACCTGTATCTGACTGAACG GAAGAAGAACAAGTCTCACCGAGACATCAAGCGAATGCAGTGTGAGTGCTCTATGCTCTCGAGGGAGGAGAGGTCTCGTGGAATGATGGCTTGTGGGGAGGACTGCCTTAACCGTCTGCTGATGATCGAGTG CTCGTCACGCTGCCTGAATGAAGGCTACTGCTCCAACCGGCGCTTCCAGATGAAACTGCATGCAGACTTTGAGGTCATCCTGACTGAAGATAAGGGCTGGGGACTGAGGGCAGCCAGGGACCTGATACC AAACACCTTTGTGCTGGAGTACTGCTCATTCCCCCCCACCATTTGA
- the setd2 gene encoding histone-lysine N-methyltransferase SETD2 isoform X1: MDALVDSEIREEGGDTSVKVEGLTKAALLKGLSPRVMLSSHLLPKGTKRKVNLDDQGRQKVSFSFSLTKKPLQNLFLAPPSQEKSLAELPSVLSPTTSLPQDRAGQHTESQNEQMQPPLLVPTPVAEILAPQTAVSSVPKPKVDLGKMHFKKQILSASVIEESPITSAVLQDPPLSEQQVLTESSGNIETVTPTQTPQSQNDLQNMDNDGPSENALTRVSDVKLDLSLKEPTDSSHKGKVDVNTSSITEQQDTSVNIQIRSRSDSTLPGSESDADSVQTSSSYKSGEPKATAKLESRSNDTKNMSSSRSKLEDTEKSSNHSRSEKDERTSSYSKSDRELRSTSDRELRSTSDRELRSTSDRESKHTPSRSSRSDKGRRKTKSRSRSRSRGPRTSSRSETRSRSERSRSERGSGSRSDRSYYDSERRSGGHRSSPYRERRGSSRSRTDSSRVRGDSSDSEDDHRRTRTRTSDSSRSSTHSSLQRDSKSYLSHSKSERDSKSERDSEMDKITQSSKSERASKRTVDSSSLQKCSTDVEPNHRKSNTHYKPDIGVRSTRSSPHALSQTSDKLLQRSSYSESEVARKGKSQSQGSDRSSGSEGAWTSSTSKSDSKQMSATMSSVKTNRQSKDTFHSPNKIQTPSDAHPQSKNGIAGADSHLADTCQREDVGNMNDITSQDKGLQKPTLSLPSNCDPTDRLQEPALDLVNEKIHHCIEVQNDSAATLANNSSGDQLCEKFALGDIDNVNKSLCSEQTKDAQRVDPQIESTEKWVDVTNSSFSCSNDRVIPSQDKTVFQDSVGSKSLPSTVDVSIRDHPKQNTKPENTVCLSRNVNINMQSCKNVPLKSEPSSPEPQFSNQTEQQNSSLRKNRGKTKQSRWDIVGQDASDSDNPQKLPSQESKPAVKKVISVKRIEFSQDVSQEDPSLKGQLKWEAELHSKTIKQDIIITQEHSSAPITFGNDQSESANPTAQPGTCETSSDHLDIKPHVSQMDGDPSLLNNTSHVDRARREQCRNDDGNEEKPKDGPHKSKPLTTLVSSQDAVGQSEDSDTDDSESDSDCGVAVKRMHSVVVVPKNSTLTHSDTTDKPASPCTPSTSPGRQQHANRASGQEGDLDRNEIPSRVSPQQRHRGFPAMCESTRQANNPCVDGSLSAHDIMVYQSQSNMVDSTSQLEGSNATDAQPSKDPYSSARERPKIGDATVSQIAAHSLENSFRQSDTGHPQHYGSGRGGRILSRYQHGDFASSDDFNSSLGSLGWDFTQSEQPSSTYQQPDSSYGASQQHPNTQQPGNSSLGQVYRTNNGAYWTQLPTTTQPTCRPVYLHVPATHYQEPVGQVHPDSLTNDCDEYSEGKPAGLSRLDVECNGPKLPGSLAFVQAHEISSNCRGSVNATPENISIVEPPRDKDNSRPHRGRGPPKKRRPEMESDSDSEAEPVLARKRERLAERELPKVSKESREIPGQAEVQRPLLSLRDFRDASNWREMARSKKMPPYFDLIEENLYLTERKKNKSHRDIKRMQCECSMLSREERSRGMMACGEDCLNRLLMIECSSRCLNEGYCSNRRFQMKLHADFEVILTEDKGWGLRAARDLIPNTFVLEYCGEVLDHKEFKTRVKKYASMKNIHYYFMALKNNEIIDATLKGNCSRFMNHSCEPNCETQKWTVNGQLRVGFFTSKTVTAGTELTFDYQFQRYGKEAQKCFCGAPSCRGFLGGENRVSVRAAAGKMKKERPRKKDTSVSNALTTVSVWVRFGKSPRFSINAVLEDSWNK; this comes from the exons ATGGATGCTCTGGTGGACTCAGAGATCAG GGAAGAGGGAGGCGATACCTCG GTCAAGGTTGAGGGCCTCACCAAGGCAGCTTTACTCAAAGGCCTCTCTCCTCGAGTGATGTTGTCCAGCCATCTCCTGCCTAAAGGAACCAAGAGGAAGGTGAACCTGGACGATCAGGGTCGCCAGAAAGTGTCTTTCAGCTTCTCTCTGACAAAGAAACCGCTGCAGAACTTATTCCTTGCCCCTCCCAGTCAGGAAAAATCTCTTGCTGAACTCCCCTCTGTCCTGTCACCTACAACCTCACTCCCTCaggacagagcagggcagcatACGGAAAGCCAAAATGAGCAAATGCAGCCACCATTGTTGGTGCCCACACCAGTAGCAGAGATCCTTGCACCTCAGACGGCAGTCTCCTCCGTCCCCAAACCTAAAGTGGACTTGGGAAAGATGCACTTCAAGAAACAGATCCTCAGTGCATCTGTTATTGAAGAGAGTCCCATAACCAGTGCTGTCTTACAGGATCCACCCCTTTCTGAGCAACAAGTTTTAACGGAATCTTCAGGTAACATTGAAACTGTCACCCCAACACAAACGCCCCAGTCTCAGAACGATCTTCAGAACATGGACAATGACGGCCCCTCTGAGAATGCTCTAACTCGTGTATCTGATGTGAAGCTGGACCTCAGTCTCAAGGAACCCACTGACTCCTCCCACAAAGGGAAAGTGGATGTAAACACTTCCAGTATAACAGAGCAGCAAGACACCTCAGTAAACATACAAATCCGTTCCCGGTCGGACAGCACACTACCTGGCTCAGAATCTGATGCTGATTCAGTGCAGACGTCTTCTAGCTACAAGTCAGGTGAACCCAAGGCCACAGCAAAGTTGGAGAGTAGAAGTAACGATACAAAAAATATGTCCTCTTCTCGCTCCAAATTAGAGGACACAGAAAAAAGTTCTAACCATTCACGTTCTGAGAAGGACGAAAGAACCTCGAGTTACTCAAAATCTGACCGAGAATTAAGGTCAACCTCTGACCGAGAATTAAGGTCAACCTCTGACCGAGAATTAAGGTCAACCTCTGACCGAGAATCAAAGCACACACCCTCGCGGTCATCCCGCTCTGACAAAGGCCGCAGAAAGACTAAGAGTCGGTCGAGGTCCAGATCAAGAGGTCCCCGGACGAGTTCCAGATCTGAGACACGCTCCAGATCTGAGAGATCTAGAAGCGAGAGAGGGTCAGGATCACGGTCTGATCGGTCATATTACGACTCTGAGCGGAGGTCAGGGGGTCACAGAAGTTCTccgtacagagagaggagaggcagctcTCGCTCTCGGACCGATAGCAGCAGAGTCCGCGGCGACAGCTCTGACTCTGAAGATGACCACAGAAGAACTCGGACTAGAACAAGTGATTCCAGCAGGTCATCCACCCATTCTAGCTTGCAGAGAGATTCAAAGTCATACTTATCTCACTCGAAATCTGAGCGAGACTCGAAATCTGAACGAGATTCAGAGATGGATAAAATAACACAATCTTCTAAGTCTGAGAGGGCCTCAAAGAGAACTGTTGACTCCAGTTCCCTCCAAAAGTGCTCTACTGATGTAGAACCTAATCACAGGAAATCCAACACCCACTACAAGCCGGACATCGGTGTTCGATCCACTCGTTCCAGTCCACATGCCCTCTCTCAAACATCAGACAAACTTCTTCAGAGAAGTAGCTATAGTGAATCTGAGGTAGCTCGCAAAGGGAAGTCTCAGTCACAGGGCTCTGACCGCTCTTCTGGTTCTGAGGGGGCATGGACTTCTTCCACCAGTAAATCAGACTCTAAGCAAATGTCTGCCACCATGTCATCAGTGAAAACTAATAGACAATCAAAGGACACATTTCACAGTCCCAATAAGATACAAACCCCTTCTGATGCTCACCCTCAGAGCAAAAATGGCATAGCAGGAGCAGATTCCCATCTAGCAGATACTTGCCAAAGGGAGGATGTTGGCAACATGAATGACATCACATCCCAAGATAAAGGCTTACAAAAACCAACTCTGTCTTTACCGTCAAATTGTGATCCAACTGACAGATTGCAAGAACCAGCGTTGGATCTAGTTAATGAGAAGATCCATCATTGCATTGAGGTTCAGAATGACTCGGCAGCAACTTTAGCGAACAACTCTAGTGGAGACCAATTATGTGAAAAATTTGCCTTAGGGGACATTGACAATGTTAATAAAAGCCTTTGCTCTGAACAAACGAAAGATGCACAGCGTGTAGACCCCCAAATAGAATCCACTGAGAAGTGGGTTGATGTAACCAACTCTAGCTTTTCCTGCAGTAATGACAGAGTAATACCCAGCCAGGATAAGACTGTTTTTCAAGATTCAGTTGGGTCAAAGTCATTACCATCTACAGTAGATGTATCTATCAGAGACCACCCTAAGCAGAACACTAAACCAGAAAATACTGTGTGTTTGAGTAGAAATGTGAATATCAACATGCAGTCTTGCAAAAACGTCCCTCTCAAATCTGAACCCTCTAGTCCTGAACCTCAGTTTTCCAACCAGACTGAACAACAGAACTCTAGTTTAAGGAAAAACAGAGGTAAAACAAAACAATCACGTTGGGATATTGTTGGACAAGACGCCTCAGACAGTGATAATCCTCAGAAATTACCTTCCCAAGAAAGTAAACCTGCTGTGAAAAAGGTCATCTCCGTCAAGAGAATTGAGTTTTCTCAAGACGTCAGCCAGGAAGATCCGTCTCTGAAGGGTCAACTGAAATGGGAAGCTGAGTTGCATTCCAAGACGATTAAGCAAGATATTATTATCACACAAGAACACAGCTCGGCACCAATAACTTTTGGGAACGACCAATCAGAGTCCGCAAACCCAACTGCACAACCAGGCACCTGTGAAACCAGCAGTGACCATTTAGACATCAAACCCCACGTCAGCCAAATGGATGGAGATCCCTCACTTTTAAATAATACCTCACATGTAGACCGAGCTAGAAGGGAACAGTGTAGGAATGACGATGGTAATGAAGAGAAACCTAAAGATGGCCCTCACAAGAGCAAACCTCTGACGACACTTGTGTCGAGCCAGGACGCTGTAGGCCAAAGCGAGGACAGTGACACTGACGATTCAGAGTCTGACTCAGACTGCGGTGTTGCCGTGAAACGGATGCACTCTGTGGTGGTTGTACCAAAGAATTCCACCCTGACTCACTCGGACACAACAGACAAGCCTGCGTCTCCCTGCACTCCAAGCACTAGCCCAGGACGTCAACAACACGCTAACAGGGCCAGTGGCCAAGAGGGTGATCTGGACAGGAATGAGATCCCAAGCAGAGTAAGCCCTCAGCAGAGACATAGAGGCTTTCCCGCCATGTGTGAGAGCACTAGGCAGGCCAATAATCCTTGTGTTGATGGAAGTCTCTCTGCACATGACATCATGGTATATCAATCGCAGAGCAACATGGTCGATAGCACCAGCCAGCTCGAGGGCTCCAACGCCACTGATGCCCAGCCTTCTAAGGATCCTTATAGCAGTGCCCGTGAGAGACCAAAGATTGGTGATGCAACGGTGAGCCAGATTGCTGCCCACAGCCTTGAGAACTCCTTCAGGCAGTCTGACACAGGGCATCCACAGCATTATGGAAGTGGCAGGGGTGGCAGGATCCTTTCCCGTTACCAACATGGAGACTTTGCTAGCTCTGATGACTTCAACAGCAGTCTGGGCAGTCTGGGCTGGGACTTCACACAGTCGGAGCAGCCCAGCAGTACGTACCAGCAGCCTGACAGCAGCTATGGGGCATCCCAACAGCATCCTAACACACAACAGCCAGGGAACTCTTCTTTGGGGCAGGTGTACAGGACAAACAATGGGGCCTACTGGACCCAACTACCAACTACGACTCAACCCACCTGCAGACCGGTCTACCTCCATGTGCCTGCAACACATTATCAGGAGCCTGTTGGTCAAGTCCATCCTGACTCCTTGACTAATGACTGTGATGAGTACAGTGAAGGGAAACCAGCAGGCCTCAGTAGACTAGATGTTGAATGCAATGGTCCCAAGCTTCCAGGCTCGCTAGCCTTCGTACAAGCCCATGAAATAAGTAGCAACTGTAGAGGCTCTGTCAACGCCACTCCAGAGAATATTTCCATAGTTGAACCCCCCAGAGACAAGGACAACTCAAGGCCCCACAGAGGCAGGGGTCCTCCCAAGAAAAGGCGTCCAGAAATGGAATCAGATTCGGACAGCGAGGCAGAACCTGTGCTGGCTAGAAAAAGGGAGCGACTGGCAGAGAGGGAGCTCCCCAAAGTCTCCAAAGAATCCAGGGAGATTCCAGGTCAGGCTGAGGTGCAACGCCCTTTGCTCAGTCTGAGGGACTTCCGGGACGCCAGCAACTGGAGGGAGATGGCAAGGTCTAAGAAGATGCCACCATACTTTGACCTGATTGAGGAAAACCTGTATCTGACTGAACG GAAGAAGAACAAGTCTCACCGAGACATCAAGCGAATGCAGTGTGAGTGCTCTATGCTCTCGAGGGAGGAGAGGTCTCGTGGAATGATGGCTTGTGGGGAGGACTGCCTTAACCGTCTGCTGATGATCGAGTG CTCGTCACGCTGCCTGAATGAAGGCTACTGCTCCAACCGGCGCTTCCAGATGAAACTGCATGCAGACTTTGAGGTCATCCTGACTGAAGATAAGGGCTGGGGACTGAGGGCAGCCAGGGACCTGATACC AAACACCTTTGTGCTGGAGTACTGCGGAGAGGTGTTGGACCATAAGGAGTTTAAGACACGGGTGAAGAAATACGCCAGTATGAAGAACATCCACTACTATTTCATGGCCTTGAAGAATAACGAG ATCATAGATGCCACACTGAAGGGGAACTGCTCTCGCTTCATGAACCACAGCTGTGAGCCCAACTGTGAGACCCAGAAG